From the genome of Suricata suricatta isolate VVHF042 chromosome 3, meerkat_22Aug2017_6uvM2_HiC, whole genome shotgun sequence, one region includes:
- the LOC115287071 gene encoding lymphotactin-like, whose amino-acid sequence MRPLFLALLGICVLAEFMVEDYRFITRRGLKVCADPQAKWVKKAVESVDKSTRRNMKQTTPTGAQQFTNSAVTLTT is encoded by the exons ATGAGACCTCTCTTCCTGGCCCTGCTTGGCATCTGCGTTCTCGCTGAATTCATGGTGGAAG ATTACAGATTTATTACCAGACGTGGCCTTAAAGTCTGTGCGGATCCACAAGCCAAGTGGGTGAAAAAAGCAGTAGAAAGCGTGGACAAGTCCACCAGAAGAAACATGAAACAGACCACGCCAACAGGAGCTCAACAGTTCACCAATTCAGCTGTGACCCTGACCACATAG